Proteins from a genomic interval of Pseudomonas versuta:
- a CDS encoding NAD(P)-dependent oxidoreductase codes for MIKSLNHLPHPHEDAVALASHFTDLAPPLNARQAVLESSRCLYCYDAPCVNACPSDIDIPSFIRNIQQENVQGAAHKILSANILGGSCARVCPTEVLCQQACVRNNDQECAPVLIGLLQRYAVDNAQFNEYPFNRAAPTGKRIGVVGAGPAGLACAHRLALLGHEVVIFEANDKAGGLNEYGIAKYKLVDDFAQREVDFVLQIGGIEMRHGQRLGSNLSLSELHLQFDSVFLGIGLAASRQLGLPDEDAPGLLAATDYIRELRQSDDLTQLPLADRCIVLGAGNTAIDMAVQMARLGAREVNLVYRRGLEDMGATGHEQDIAKANQVRLMTWAQPQELLLDEQGRVRGMRFARTRLESGRPVNTGESFELAADAVFKAIGQTFDESALNDPLAQALKRAGDRIEVDEQLRTSVPGVYAGGDCTSLGQDLTVQAVQHGKLAAEAIHAQLMLNQEAA; via the coding sequence GTGATCAAGTCCCTGAACCATTTGCCGCATCCCCATGAAGATGCGGTGGCGCTGGCCAGTCATTTCACTGATCTGGCACCGCCCCTGAACGCCCGACAGGCTGTGCTGGAAAGCTCGCGCTGCCTGTATTGCTATGACGCACCCTGCGTCAATGCGTGCCCCAGCGATATCGACATCCCGTCGTTCATTCGCAATATCCAGCAGGAAAATGTCCAGGGCGCCGCGCACAAGATCCTCTCGGCCAACATCCTCGGCGGCAGTTGCGCCCGGGTGTGTCCGACCGAGGTGCTGTGCCAGCAGGCCTGTGTGCGTAATAACGATCAGGAATGCGCCCCGGTTTTAATCGGCCTGCTGCAGCGTTATGCGGTCGACAACGCGCAGTTCAACGAATACCCGTTCAATCGGGCAGCCCCCACCGGCAAGCGTATCGGCGTGGTCGGCGCGGGCCCGGCCGGGTTGGCGTGCGCCCATCGCCTGGCCCTGCTCGGGCATGAAGTGGTGATCTTTGAAGCCAACGACAAAGCCGGTGGCCTCAATGAGTACGGGATCGCCAAATACAAGCTGGTGGACGATTTTGCCCAGCGCGAGGTGGATTTCGTGCTGCAAATCGGCGGCATCGAGATGCGCCACGGTCAGCGACTGGGCAGCAACCTGAGCCTGAGTGAACTGCACCTGCAGTTTGATTCGGTATTTTTGGGGATAGGTCTGGCCGCCAGCCGGCAGTTGGGCCTGCCCGACGAAGACGCACCCGGCCTGCTGGCCGCCACCGACTACATCCGCGAACTGCGCCAGAGCGATGATCTGACGCAACTGCCTCTGGCCGATCGCTGCATCGTACTGGGTGCGGGCAACACGGCGATCGACATGGCGGTGCAAATGGCCCGCCTGGGTGCTCGAGAAGTGAACCTGGTGTACCGCCGCGGGCTGGAGGACATGGGGGCCACCGGCCACGAGCAAGACATTGCCAAGGCCAATCAGGTGCGACTGATGACCTGGGCCCAGCCGCAGGAGTTGCTGCTGGATGAACAAGGCCGCGTGCGCGGCATGCGCTTTGCCCGTACCCGTCTTGAAAGCGGACGCCCGGTGAACACCGGTGAAAGTTTCGAGCTGGCGGCCGATGCGGTGTTCAAGGCCATCGGCCAGACGTTTGATGAAAGCGCGCTGAACGATCCCCTGGCCCAAGCGTTGAAGCGTGCGGGTGACCGGATTGAAGTTGACGAGCAACTGCGCACCAGCGTCCCCGGGGTCTATGCCGGGGGCGATTGCACCTCTCTGGGCCAGGATCTGACCGTACAGGCCGTGCAACACGGCAAGCTGGCCGCAGAAGCCATCCATGCCCAACTTATGCTTAACCAGGAGGCCGCGTAA
- the preA gene encoding NAD-dependent dihydropyrimidine dehydrogenase subunit PreA, producing the protein MADLSIVFAGIKAPNPFWLASAPPTDKAYNVVRAYEAGWGGVVWKTLGEDPAAVNVSSRYSAHFGPNREVMGINNIELITDRSLEINLREITQVKKDWPDRALIVSLMVPCEEESWKFILPLVEATGADGIELNFGCPHGMPERGMGAAVGQVPEYVEMVTRWCKTYCSMPVIVKLTPNITDVRLSARAAHRGGADAVSLINTINSITSVDLERMVALPMVGSQSTHGGYCGSAVKPIALNMVAEIARDPQTRGLPICGIGGIGSWRDAAEFIALGCGAVQVCTAAMLHGFRIVDEMKDGLSRWMDSQGYTSLEDFSGRAVGNTTDWKYLDINYQVIAKIDQDACIGCGRCHIACEDTSHQAISSVKLADGTRRYEVIEDECVGCNLCQITCPVESCIEMVPHDNGLPFLDWNHDPRNPYHVAS; encoded by the coding sequence ATGGCCGATCTCTCGATTGTTTTCGCCGGTATCAAAGCACCCAACCCGTTCTGGCTGGCTTCGGCGCCTCCCACCGACAAAGCCTACAACGTGGTGCGGGCCTATGAAGCAGGCTGGGGCGGCGTAGTCTGGAAAACCCTGGGTGAAGACCCGGCAGCGGTCAACGTATCGTCGCGCTATTCGGCGCACTTCGGGCCTAACCGCGAAGTCATGGGGATCAACAATATCGAGTTGATTACCGACCGCTCCCTGGAGATCAATCTGCGGGAAATTACCCAGGTCAAAAAAGACTGGCCGGATCGTGCGTTGATTGTGTCGTTGATGGTGCCGTGCGAAGAGGAATCCTGGAAGTTCATCCTGCCGCTGGTTGAAGCCACCGGCGCCGATGGCATCGAGCTGAATTTCGGTTGCCCCCACGGCATGCCTGAACGCGGGATGGGGGCGGCAGTGGGCCAGGTGCCCGAGTACGTGGAGATGGTGACCCGCTGGTGCAAGACCTATTGCTCGATGCCGGTGATCGTCAAGTTGACGCCCAACATCACCGACGTGCGACTCAGCGCCCGGGCCGCCCATCGCGGCGGTGCCGATGCGGTGTCGCTGATCAATACCATCAACTCGATTACCAGTGTCGACCTTGAGCGCATGGTGGCGCTGCCAATGGTTGGCAGTCAGAGCACCCATGGCGGCTATTGCGGCTCGGCTGTCAAGCCTATCGCCCTGAATATGGTGGCCGAAATTGCCCGCGACCCACAAACCCGGGGCTTGCCGATCTGCGGGATTGGCGGCATAGGCAGCTGGCGTGATGCCGCAGAATTCATCGCGCTGGGGTGCGGTGCGGTGCAGGTGTGCACGGCGGCGATGCTCCACGGGTTCCGGATTGTCGACGAGATGAAAGATGGTTTGTCGCGCTGGATGGACAGCCAGGGCTACACGAGTCTGGAGGACTTCTCCGGGCGGGCGGTGGGCAACACCACCGACTGGAAATACCTGGATATCAACTATCAAGTGATCGCCAAAATCGACCAGGACGCCTGTATCGGTTGCGGGCGCTGCCACATTGCCTGTGAAGACACTTCGCACCAGGCCATTTCCAGCGTCAAGCTGGCCGATGGCACGCGGCGTTACGAAGTCATCGAGGACGAGTGTGTGGGCTGCAATCTGTGCCAGATCACCTGCCCGGTGGAGTCGTGTATCGAGATGGTGCCGCACGACAATGGCCTGCCGTTCCTGGACTGGAACCATGATCCGCGCAACCCGTATCACGTGGCGTCTTAA
- a CDS encoding YbjQ family protein: MIITTTHSVEGRQITEYLGVVSAESVHGINVVRDFFTGVRDFFGGRSQTLERALKEARAEVTDEIRDRARDLRADAIVGLDFEISMPSGRGGMLVVFATGTAVRLG, translated from the coding sequence ATGATTATCACCACCACCCACAGTGTTGAAGGCCGCCAGATCACCGAGTACCTGGGAGTGGTCAGTGCCGAGTCGGTACACGGCATCAATGTAGTGCGGGATTTTTTTACCGGGGTGCGGGATTTTTTCGGTGGGCGCTCTCAGACCCTGGAGCGGGCATTGAAAGAAGCGCGTGCCGAGGTCACGGATGAAATCCGCGACAGGGCGAGGGACTTGCGGGCAGATGCCATTGTCGGGCTGGATTTCGAAATCAGCATGCCTTCTGGCCGTGGCGGGATGCTGGTGGTGTTTGCCACCGGGACGGCAGTGCGCCTGGGCTGA
- a CDS encoding NCS1 family nucleobase:cation symporter-1, whose product MQPSRSQVTERNGLFELEAGTDVLDSPRYNHDMAPTKVHERTWNKWHITALWIGMSICVPTYTLGGVLTAYFGLSVGEALLAILLANLVVLIPLTLNAFAGTKYGIPFPVLLRSSFGIIGSNVPCLIRALVACGWFGIQTLFGGLAIHLFLGSVFEGWKSLGGTGEVIGFMVFWALNLWVVLRGAESIKWLETLSAPLLVLVGIGLLVWALPNVSMTELLAQPAKRPEGASVYGYFFAGLTAMVGFWATLSLNIPDFSRYAKSQKDQILGQLFGLPLTMFLFAALGVVMTAASEKLVGVTVSDPVSLIGHIQSPGWVALAMALIIIATLSTNTAANIVSPTNDFQNIAPKLINRTTAVILTGLVGLALMAHELLKKLGLLVSDVSLETVYSNWLLGYSSLLGPIAGIMVVDYFIIRQQKLDLEGLYLDGVYPAWNWNGFIAFGVPVVLTLLSLGSSAFSWFYDYGWFTGSLLGAAIYYGLSRLSNPQTAVVKGAI is encoded by the coding sequence ATGCAGCCAAGCAGATCACAAGTCACCGAACGTAACGGGCTGTTCGAACTGGAGGCGGGGACTGACGTTCTCGACAGTCCCCGATATAACCACGACATGGCGCCCACCAAAGTTCACGAGCGCACCTGGAACAAATGGCATATCACGGCGCTGTGGATCGGCATGTCGATTTGTGTGCCGACCTATACCCTGGGCGGTGTGTTGACCGCTTACTTCGGGCTCAGTGTGGGCGAGGCGCTGCTGGCGATTTTGCTGGCCAACCTGGTGGTCCTGATCCCGCTGACCCTCAATGCATTTGCGGGCACCAAGTACGGCATTCCGTTTCCGGTATTGCTGCGTTCCTCTTTCGGCATCATTGGTTCCAACGTTCCGTGCCTGATTCGCGCCCTGGTGGCGTGTGGCTGGTTCGGCATTCAAACTTTGTTCGGCGGCCTGGCCATTCACCTGTTTCTGGGGTCGGTATTTGAAGGCTGGAAAAGCCTCGGCGGCACCGGTGAAGTGATCGGCTTCATGGTGTTTTGGGCCCTTAATTTGTGGGTGGTACTACGCGGTGCCGAGTCGATCAAATGGCTTGAAACCCTGTCTGCACCGTTGCTGGTACTGGTTGGCATCGGTTTGCTGGTTTGGGCGTTACCCAACGTGTCTATGACCGAACTGCTGGCGCAGCCGGCCAAGCGCCCCGAGGGTGCCAGTGTGTATGGCTATTTCTTTGCAGGCCTGACCGCGATGGTCGGCTTCTGGGCGACCCTGTCGCTGAACATTCCGGACTTCAGCCGTTACGCCAAAAGCCAGAAAGACCAGATCCTGGGACAGCTGTTCGGCTTGCCCCTGACCATGTTCCTGTTCGCCGCGCTGGGTGTGGTGATGACGGCTGCATCGGAAAAACTGGTGGGGGTTACGGTGTCTGATCCGGTGAGCCTCATTGGCCACATCCAGAGCCCCGGCTGGGTGGCCCTGGCCATGGCCCTGATCATCATCGCCACACTGTCCACCAACACGGCGGCCAACATTGTGTCGCCCACCAACGACTTCCAGAACATCGCCCCAAAACTGATCAACCGCACCACGGCCGTGATATTGACCGGCCTGGTGGGGCTGGCCTTGATGGCCCATGAACTGCTGAAAAAACTGGGCCTGCTGGTCTCGGACGTGAGCCTGGAAACCGTGTACTCCAACTGGCTACTGGGCTATTCCAGCCTGCTGGGGCCAATTGCCGGGATCATGGTGGTCGACTATTTCATTATCCGTCAGCAAAAACTCGACCTTGAGGGGCTGTACCTCGATGGCGTGTACCCGGCCTGGAACTGGAACGGTTTCATTGCATTCGGGGTGCCGGTGGTACTGACCCTGTTGTCACTGGGCAGCAGCGCCTTCAGCTGGTTCTACGACTACGGCTGGTTTACCGGATCCTTGCTTGGCGCTGCGATTTACTACGGCCTGAGCCGCTTGAGCAACCCGCAAACAGCGGTCGTCAAAGGTGCGATCTGA
- the hydA gene encoding dihydropyrimidinase codes for MSLLIRGATLVTHDESYCADVYCADGLVRAIGTDLDVPAGCEVLDGSGQYLLPGGIDPHTHMQLPFMGTVSSEDFFSGTAAGLAGGTTSIIDFVIPNPQQSLLEAFHQWRGWAEKSASDYGFHVAITWWSEQVREEMAELVSHHGINSFKHFMAYKNAIMATDDTLVASFERCLELGAVPTVHAENGELVYHLQRKLMAQGMTGPEAHPLSRPSQVEGEAASRAIRIAQTIGTPLYMVHVSTREALDEITYARSQGQPVYGEVLAGHLLLDESVYQNPDWQTAAGYVMSPPFRPRGHQEALWHGLQSGNLHTTATDHCCFCAEQKAAGRDDFSLIPNGTAGIEDRMAVLWDEGVNTGRLSMQEFVALTSTNTAKIFNLYPRKGTIRVGADADLVLWDPQGTRTISAKTHHQKVDFNIFEGKTVRGVPSHTISQGRVVWADGDLRAVRGAGRYIERAAYPAVFDLLKKRAEQHKPVAVKR; via the coding sequence ATGTCACTGTTAATCCGTGGCGCTACGCTTGTGACCCATGATGAAAGTTATTGTGCTGATGTTTATTGCGCTGACGGTCTAGTCCGCGCAATTGGAACTGATCTCGATGTTCCGGCCGGCTGCGAAGTGCTCGATGGCAGCGGTCAATATTTACTTCCCGGCGGTATCGATCCGCACACCCATATGCAATTACCGTTTATGGGGACTGTGTCCAGCGAAGACTTTTTCAGTGGTACTGCTGCCGGTCTGGCCGGTGGCACAACTTCAATTATCGACTTTGTGATTCCCAACCCTCAGCAGTCCTTGCTGGAGGCCTTTCATCAATGGCGCGGCTGGGCTGAAAAATCGGCTTCGGATTACGGCTTCCACGTGGCGATTACCTGGTGGAGCGAGCAGGTGCGCGAAGAAATGGCCGAGCTGGTCAGTCACCACGGGATCAACAGCTTCAAACATTTCATGGCTTACAAAAACGCGATCATGGCCACCGACGACACTCTGGTCGCCAGTTTCGAGCGCTGCCTGGAACTGGGTGCAGTGCCCACCGTGCATGCCGAAAACGGCGAGCTGGTGTATCACTTGCAACGCAAGCTCATGGCCCAGGGCATGACCGGACCCGAGGCCCATCCACTGTCGCGCCCCTCCCAGGTGGAGGGCGAAGCAGCCAGCCGGGCGATCCGTATCGCGCAGACCATCGGTACTCCGCTGTACATGGTGCATGTCTCGACCCGTGAAGCGCTGGACGAAATCACCTACGCCCGCAGCCAGGGCCAGCCGGTGTATGGCGAAGTACTGGCAGGCCACTTGCTGCTGGATGAAAGCGTGTACCAGAACCCCGACTGGCAGACCGCCGCCGGCTACGTGATGAGCCCGCCCTTCCGTCCACGCGGGCATCAGGAGGCGCTGTGGCATGGTTTGCAGTCGGGCAACCTGCACACTACGGCCACTGACCACTGCTGCTTTTGTGCCGAGCAAAAGGCCGCCGGGCGCGATGATTTCAGCTTGATCCCCAACGGTACGGCAGGCATTGAAGACCGCATGGCGGTGTTGTGGGATGAAGGGGTAAACACCGGGCGCCTTTCCATGCAGGAATTCGTTGCGCTGACGTCCACCAACACTGCGAAGATTTTCAATCTGTACCCGCGCAAAGGCACGATCCGGGTCGGCGCCGATGCCGATCTGGTGCTGTGGGACCCCCAGGGCACGCGCACGATTTCCGCCAAAACCCACCATCAAAAAGTCGACTTCAACATCTTCGAAGGCAAGACCGTGCGCGGTGTGCCCAGCCACACCATCAGCCAGGGCCGTGTGGTGTGGGCCGATGGCGACCTGCGGGCAGTGCGCGGCGCCGGGCGCTACATCGAGCGCGCGGCCTACCCCGCTGTGTTCGACCTGCTGAAGAAACGTGCCGAGCAGCACAAGCCCGTCGCTGTAAAGCGCTGA
- the csrA gene encoding carbon storage regulator CsrA, whose protein sequence is MLILTRKVGESINIGDDITITILGVSGQQVRIGINAPKDVAVHREEIYQRIQAGLTAADKNDQP, encoded by the coding sequence ATGCTGATTCTCACCCGCAAAGTTGGTGAAAGCATAAACATCGGTGACGATATTACGATCACTATTTTAGGGGTCAGCGGACAACAGGTCAGAATCGGCATCAACGCGCCGAAAGATGTCGCTGTGCACCGTGAAGAAATTTATCAGCGCATTCAGGCCGGCCTGACTGCCGCAGACAAAAACGATCAACCATAA
- a CDS encoding SPOR domain-containing protein, with translation MRKVIVMTAILALTACGQESNDKIERAKAASESAQAQAPVAHWALEITEGQQATITDSTGRLLDNGFTPYIYEREGVKHFLIGPFATEAQAREAQDKMKLKPKLDGIETNIIELPVAN, from the coding sequence GTGCGTAAAGTCATCGTGATGACAGCAATATTGGCCTTGACGGCTTGCGGGCAGGAGTCTAACGATAAAATCGAGCGGGCTAAAGCAGCTTCTGAGTCTGCGCAGGCCCAGGCCCCGGTTGCGCATTGGGCGCTAGAGATCACCGAGGGCCAGCAGGCGACAATAACCGATAGCACGGGAAGGCTTCTTGACAATGGTTTCACTCCTTATATTTATGAGCGTGAAGGCGTAAAACATTTCTTGATCGGTCCGTTCGCGACTGAGGCTCAAGCTCGGGAAGCCCAGGACAAGATGAAACTCAAGCCCAAACTCGACGGCATTGAAACCAACATTATTGAGTTGCCCGTCGCGAATTGA
- a CDS encoding DUF1269 domain-containing protein, whose amino-acid sequence MSDLIVVGFSDTEVADRALTKMVSLSKEHLVELEDAVIVVRNAEGKIHIKQSVNLTALGATSGLVTGGLWGALVGLLFLNPLAGFAIGGALGAGTGALSGSLSDYGIDDDFIKSLSETIPNDSSALFLLLRKFQPEKVLQELEDSDFKGKVLRTSLSPEQEQKLQDALSKTTAVGTTL is encoded by the coding sequence ATGTCCGATTTAATCGTTGTGGGATTTTCAGATACCGAAGTTGCAGATCGCGCCCTCACCAAAATGGTTTCGCTGAGCAAAGAGCACCTGGTAGAGCTGGAAGATGCGGTCATCGTCGTACGTAACGCCGAAGGCAAAATCCATATCAAACAAAGCGTCAATCTGACCGCCCTGGGGGCTACTTCCGGTCTGGTCACCGGCGGCCTTTGGGGCGCGCTGGTGGGGTTGCTGTTTCTCAACCCGCTGGCAGGCTTTGCCATTGGCGGCGCCCTGGGCGCAGGCACCGGCGCACTCTCAGGTTCGTTGAGCGATTACGGGATTGATGACGACTTCATCAAGTCCCTGAGTGAAACCATCCCGAATGACTCCTCGGCCCTGTTCTTGCTGCTGCGCAAATTCCAGCCGGAAAAAGTGCTGCAGGAACTTGAAGACTCGGATTTTAAAGGCAAGGTTCTGCGCACTTCCCTGTCCCCTGAACAAGAACAGAAGCTGCAGGACGCGCTGTCCAAAACCACGGCCGTGGGCACAACTCTCTAA
- a CDS encoding amidase — protein sequence MFEVTEVPIAQLRAALESGQTTSVELVQAYLARIEAYDGPDTATALNAVVVRNPEALSEAQAADARRAKGQALGPLDGIPYTAKDSYLVKGLTAASGSPAFKDLVAHRDAFTIERLRGAGAICLGKTNMPPMANGGMQRGVYGRAESPYNADYLTAPFASGSSNGAGTATAASFSAFGLAEETWSSGRGPASNNGLCAYTPSRGVISVRGNWPLTPTMDVVVPFARTMADLLEVLDVVVAEDPDTRGDLWRLQPWVPIPAVAAVRPASYAELNAGAEALAGKRFGVPRMYINADPEAGTAQAPGIGGPTGQRIITRASVIELWQAARKAIEARGGEVIEVDFPLVSNCEGDRPGAPTVFTRGLVSKEFLHDELWELSAWAFDDFLRANGDPKLNRLADVDGALIFPHDPGTLPNREDELAAGMDEYVRMAERGITPWDRISTLPDGLRGLEQTRRIDLEDWMDRLGLDAVLFPTVADVGPADADVNPDSADIAWSNGVWVANGNLAIRHLGVPTVTVPMGVMADIGMPVGLTFAGRAYDDSALLRFAAAFEATGSKRLIPPRTPPLA from the coding sequence ATGTTTGAAGTCACTGAGGTCCCCATCGCCCAACTGCGCGCCGCGCTCGAGTCCGGCCAGACCACTTCGGTTGAGTTGGTGCAGGCCTATCTCGCCCGGATCGAGGCCTATGACGGTCCCGACACCGCCACGGCGCTCAACGCGGTGGTGGTGCGCAACCCTGAAGCGCTGAGCGAAGCACAGGCAGCCGATGCACGTCGGGCCAAGGGCCAGGCGCTGGGACCTCTGGACGGTATCCCCTATACCGCCAAGGACAGCTATCTGGTGAAAGGCCTGACCGCAGCGTCGGGCAGCCCCGCATTCAAGGATCTGGTGGCCCATCGCGATGCGTTTACCATCGAACGCCTGCGCGGCGCCGGGGCCATTTGCCTGGGCAAGACCAATATGCCGCCCATGGCCAACGGTGGCATGCAGCGCGGGGTCTATGGCCGTGCCGAGAGCCCGTATAACGCCGATTACCTCACCGCGCCCTTTGCCTCGGGTTCATCGAACGGTGCAGGCACGGCAACGGCAGCCAGTTTTTCGGCATTCGGCCTGGCGGAAGAAACCTGGTCCAGCGGACGTGGCCCGGCCTCGAACAATGGTTTGTGCGCCTATACCCCTTCGCGCGGGGTGATTTCGGTGCGTGGCAACTGGCCGCTGACCCCGACCATGGACGTGGTGGTGCCGTTCGCCAGAACCATGGCCGACCTGCTTGAAGTACTCGATGTGGTCGTGGCCGAAGATCCGGACACCCGTGGCGATCTGTGGCGCCTGCAACCCTGGGTGCCGATCCCCGCGGTGGCCGCAGTGCGCCCTGCCTCTTATGCAGAGCTCAACGCCGGCGCTGAAGCACTCGCAGGCAAGCGCTTTGGCGTGCCGCGCATGTACATCAATGCCGACCCCGAAGCGGGTACGGCCCAAGCACCGGGTATCGGCGGCCCGACCGGCCAGCGGATCATTACCCGGGCCTCGGTGATCGAGCTCTGGCAAGCAGCGCGCAAGGCCATTGAGGCCCGGGGCGGCGAAGTGATCGAAGTCGACTTCCCGCTGGTGTCCAATTGCGAGGGAGATCGCCCTGGTGCGCCCACCGTGTTCACTCGCGGGCTGGTCTCCAAAGAGTTTTTGCATGATGAATTGTGGGAGCTGTCGGCCTGGGCGTTTGATGACTTCCTGCGGGCCAATGGTGATCCGAAACTCAACCGTCTGGCTGACGTTGACGGCGCTCTGATCTTCCCCCACGACCCGGGAACGCTGCCCAACCGCGAAGATGAACTGGCGGCGGGCATGGATGAATATGTGCGCATGGCCGAGCGCGGCATTACTCCGTGGGACCGGATCAGTACCTTGCCTGACGGCCTGCGCGGTCTGGAGCAGACCCGCCGGATTGATCTTGAGGACTGGATGGATCGCCTGGGTCTGGATGCGGTGTTGTTCCCCACGGTTGCCGATGTAGGGCCGGCGGATGCCGATGTGAATCCCGATTCGGCGGATATTGCGTGGAGTAATGGGGTTTGGGTTGCCAATGGCAACCTGGCGATCCGGCATCTGGGTGTGCCTACGGTGACGGTGCCGATGGGTGTGATGGCGGATATTGGCATGCCGGTAGGGCTGACCTTTGCCGGTCGGGCTTATGATGATTCGGCGCTGTTGCGGTTTGCGGCGGCGTTTGAAGCCACCGGTAGCAAGCGCCTGATCCCGCCGCGGACCCCGCCACTGGCATAA
- a CDS encoding TetR family transcriptional regulator C-terminal domain-containing protein produces the protein MSNHKIEIRRANVEKILLGAEKVFAEKGFAGAAMADIAAEVQLPRSNLHYYFSTKTELYSAVLLGLLDVWKQDALCFETYDDPRLVLSSYIRAKMNHSRTRPYGSKVWANEIIHGAPSLGRALDASLYDWAKMKEAKIRQWVADKRILPVEPASVLYMIWASTQHYADFDHQVNILNDHQPLSDIQFERAVQTVTSVILRGIGLEP, from the coding sequence ATGAGCAATCATAAAATTGAAATCCGTCGCGCGAATGTAGAGAAAATCCTTCTCGGCGCCGAGAAAGTTTTTGCAGAAAAAGGCTTCGCCGGGGCTGCAATGGCGGACATCGCCGCTGAAGTTCAGCTCCCACGTTCCAACCTGCACTACTACTTCAGCACCAAAACCGAACTTTACAGCGCCGTGTTACTGGGCTTGCTCGACGTGTGGAAGCAGGATGCGCTGTGTTTCGAGACCTACGACGACCCCCGTCTGGTCCTCAGCAGTTACATCCGGGCCAAAATGAATCACTCCCGTACCCGGCCCTATGGCTCGAAAGTCTGGGCCAATGAAATCATCCATGGTGCTCCTTCACTGGGGCGGGCGCTGGATGCAAGCCTCTATGACTGGGCCAAGATGAAAGAAGCCAAAATCCGCCAATGGGTCGCGGACAAACGGATTCTGCCGGTGGAGCCTGCCAGCGTGCTGTACATGATCTGGGCCTCAACCCAGCATTACGCCGACTTCGACCATCAGGTGAACATTCTCAACGACCACCAGCCACTGTCCGACATCCAGTTCGAGCGGGCAGTGCAGACGGTCACCAGCGTGATTCTGCGCGGTATCGGGCTGGAACCCTGA
- a CDS encoding Zn-dependent hydrolase produces MNAVQDLQQQRPQSVNGERLWASLMELAQLGATVKGGVCRLALTDLDRQARDIFVRWCEEAGCTVSVDAVGNIFARRPGLNPDLPPVMTGSHIDTQPTGGKFDGCYGVLAGVEVLRTLNDLNIQTRAPLEVVVWTNEEGSRFAPCMMGSGVFAEKFTLEETLAKTDAQGVTVAEALNAIGYAGSRKVSGHPVGAYFEAHIEQGPILEDERKTIGVVLGALGQKWFDLNLRGVEAHAGPTPMHLRKDALVGAAAVVAAVNQAALSHQPHACGTVGCLQAYPGSRNVIPGEVRMTLDFRHLLPERLDAMIEQVRGVIEATCQQHGLSFELTPTADFPPLYFNPDCVDAVRNAANELGLSNMDIVSGAGHDAIFLAELGPAGMIFVPCEGGISHNEIENADPADLAAGCAVLLKAMLAASEIVAQTR; encoded by the coding sequence ATGAACGCTGTACAAGACCTTCAGCAGCAACGCCCGCAGTCCGTCAATGGAGAACGCCTTTGGGCCTCGCTGATGGAATTGGCGCAACTGGGTGCCACAGTCAAAGGCGGCGTGTGTCGCCTGGCCCTGACCGACCTCGACCGTCAGGCCCGGGACATCTTTGTACGCTGGTGTGAAGAAGCGGGCTGCACGGTCAGCGTCGACGCGGTGGGCAATATTTTCGCCCGCCGTCCGGGGCTCAATCCCGACTTGCCGCCGGTGATGACCGGCAGCCATATCGATACCCAGCCCACCGGCGGCAAATTTGACGGTTGCTACGGGGTGCTGGCCGGCGTCGAAGTACTGCGCACACTCAACGACCTCAACATCCAGACCCGGGCGCCGTTGGAAGTGGTGGTGTGGACCAACGAAGAAGGCTCGCGGTTCGCGCCGTGCATGATGGGCTCCGGAGTCTTTGCAGAAAAATTCACCCTTGAAGAAACCCTGGCCAAGACCGACGCCCAGGGCGTGACGGTTGCCGAGGCCCTGAATGCCATTGGTTATGCCGGCAGCCGCAAAGTCAGCGGCCACCCGGTGGGCGCCTACTTTGAAGCCCATATCGAGCAAGGGCCGATCCTTGAAGACGAACGCAAAACCATAGGCGTGGTGCTTGGCGCGCTGGGGCAGAAATGGTTTGACCTCAACCTGCGCGGCGTAGAAGCCCACGCGGGGCCGACCCCGATGCACCTGCGCAAGGATGCACTGGTTGGCGCGGCGGCCGTGGTGGCCGCGGTCAACCAGGCCGCCTTGAGCCATCAACCCCATGCGTGCGGCACAGTGGGCTGCCTGCAAGCCTATCCGGGCTCGCGCAACGTGATCCCGGGTGAAGTACGCATGACCCTGGATTTCCGTCACCTGCTGCCAGAGCGGCTGGACGCCATGATCGAACAGGTACGCGGGGTGATCGAAGCCACCTGCCAGCAACACGGCCTGAGCTTTGAACTGACCCCGACTGCGGACTTCCCGCCGTTGTACTTCAACCCCGACTGTGTCGATGCAGTGCGCAATGCGGCCAATGAACTGGGCTTATCCAACATGGACATCGTCAGCGGGGCAGGGCATGACGCGATCTTCCTGGCCGAACTGGGGCCGGCGGGGATGATTTTTGTGCCCTGCGAGGGTGGGATCAGCCACAACGAAATCGAGAATGCCGATCCCGCGGACCTGGCGGCAGGCTGTGCGGTGTTGCTCAAGGCGATGCTTGCGGCATCGGAGATTGTTGCGCAAACCCGCTAA